The following DNA comes from Deinococcus misasensis DSM 22328.
TGCAGGCCACCACAGGATTGTGGTTTTGTCGCGCCGGGCACCAAGTGGGCAAAACATCCTCTGGGTCCAGAAAAATTGGTGGTAGCATGAAAGCACAAGAAGTGGGGGCACAACCTTGGATTACGATGTGATCATTATTGGCGCAGGACACAATGCTCTGGTGACTGCGGCCTACGCTGCAAAAGCTGGCTACAAGGTTGCAGTGTTCGAAAAACGGCATCTGGTGGGTGGTGCAGTCTCCACCGAAGAAGTGGTCAGCGGCTACCGTTTTGATTACGGAGGCAGTGCACACATCCTGATTCGCATGACGCCCATCGTGCAGGAACTGGAATTGGAGCGCTTCGGGCTGCATTATCTGGAACTCGATCCCTTGTTTCACTGTTCGGATGGGGAAACCCCGTGGTTTGTCTGGCGGGACCTCGACAAAACCGCCCATGAACTCGACAAAATCTTCCCCGGTCAGGGTGAAGCGTACAACCGCTTTGTGCAGGATTGGATGCCTTTTGCCAAAAGCGTCAACGAAGCTTTCCTGAGTGCGCCCAATCCCCTTGACCTTGGCAAGCATCTGGTGTGGGGCTCGGGGATGCAGAAAGACTGGCAAACCAAACTGACCCGCATCATGCGTCCTTATGGCGAGGTCGTCAAGGAATACTTCTCCGAGGAAAGGGTCCGGGCACCCCTCAGTTGGATGGCAGCCCAGTCTGGACCTCCACCCACAGAACCCATGAGCGCACCATTCCTGCTCTGGCACCCCCTGTACCATGTGGGCGGTGTGGCCCGTCCCAGAGGGGGAAGTGGTGGCCTCACCCGTGCCCTGAAACGGGCCATTGAGGCTTACGGAGGCCAGATCTTCCTGAACGCACCCGTCAAAGAAATTCTGGTGCAGGGGGATCGGGCCACCGGAGTGCGCTTGCAGGACGGCGACGTATACACCGCCCGAACCGTGGTCAGCGGAACCCATGTGCTGGAAACTGTGGATGCCCTCCCAGAGGACAAAGTTCCTGAGCTTGCCCGCAATGTTCGGGTGGGAAATGGCTTTGGCATGATTCTGCGTCTGGCCCTCAAAGGCAAAGTCAAATACCGCAACCACCACGAACCGGAATCCCGCATCGGTCTGGGCCTCCTGATCAAAAATGAGCAACAACTCTTGACTGCTTACGGTGAGTACTTGGCTGGAGAACCCACCAGAGACCCGCCCATCATCGCCATGAGTTTTTCCAGCATTGATGACTCGCTGGCCCCACCAGATGGAGAAGTGTTGTGGCTCTGGGCCCAGTATTACCCTTACGAAATGTCCAGTGGAAGCTGGGAAACCCGCACCAAAGAAGCCAGAGATTACATACTTGGTGCTTTCGAACACTATGCGCCGGGCACCCGGGACCAGATTGTGGGTGAGCTCGTACAATCTCCAGCATGGCTTCAGGATAATTTGAGCCTCAGACGGGGAAATGTGATGCATCTGGAAATGGGCACCGACCAGATGTTCGCGCTCAGGCCGTTTCTGGGTGCCAGTGAATACCGCTGGCCCACCCTGAAAAACCTGTACCTGACTGGAGCGAGCACCCACCCCGGAGGGGGCATCATGGGTGCCAGTGGACGCAACACCGCCCGCACCCTGCTCAAAGACCTTTCACGTACGCCGAAATTGCGCTGGTAGGGAAGCTGTTCCCTACGGAATGGAAAAACATGACGTACTGGGAATACCACTACATTTTCACCCTTCCGCTGCTGTTTGTGCTGGTGGCCATCACCCTGCTGGAGGTTCGCAAAAAACCTCTGGCAGGGAATTACCGCCCCGAGAACCGCTGGACGCTCAGCTTCTATTTTTTGCTGCCCCTGATTGCCCTGATTTACACCACCCCCTGGGACAACTACCTGATTTACAAAGGGGTGTGGCAGTACCCACCAGAGCGGGTCAGCATGGTGATCGGTTACGTTCCGATTGAAGAGTACTTCTTCTTTCTGGTGCAACCCCTGATTGCAGGCCTCTGGCTGTTTTTCCTGCTCAGAAGGTGGGGAGAACCCAAAAGTGGCCCCGCTGGAGCAAGACTCTGGGGCACGGTGTTCTGGCTGGCTTTAAGTTTCATTGGGGCTGGACTGCTGTTCACAGAGGCGGGCTATTACATGGGCCTGATTCTGGCGTGGGCCTGTCCGGTGATTGCGTTTCAGTGGGCTTTCGGTGGGGATTTGATCCTCAGCAACAGACGGGCTTTCTGGGTGGGCCTGATGGTTCCAACAGCCTACCTGTGGATCACCGATTATCTGGCCATCGTGCATTTTGGCATCTGGGACATCAACACCAAATTCTCTTTTGCCCTCAAGCCGTTCGGACTTCCCATTGAAGAAGCCACTTTCTTCTTGATCACCAACCTGCTGGTGGTGCAAGGGTTGCTGCTGTTCTTGCACCCTCAAGCACTGCCCCGATGGTTCAAAATGGCCCGCTCGCTCAAACCATGGACCCTGTTTGTGGCCCTGTTTGCCCTTCTGAAAATTCCAGTGCCCCTCTGGCCGGATGGTTTTCCCCTGCTGGCGACCCTCTCAACAGGCAGTCTGGCGATTGCGGCTTTTTTGTTCGCTCATGAGCACATCAAAGGCAAAGCATTCTGGATCATGCTGCTCACTTTCGGAATGGGACTGGGCATCGAGGTTTTGGGAAGCCGCACCGGATTTCCCTTTGGCAATTACACCTATGACCCACCGGGCATCACCCTGCTTGGGGTACCGATCATTGTGCCCCTCGGATGGTGGGCCATGACCCTGTCTGCTTACTTGCTCGCCAAAGGCAACCCCTGGCTGACCGGGCTGTATCTGGTCGTCTGGGACGTGGGTCTGGAGCCCCTGATGATCCGCGAGGGTTACTGGTCTTGGCAGGAGGGACAACTCTGGAGTGCGTACTACGGTGTTCCTGCACAGAATTTCCTAGCGTGGTATGTGATGGGTGTGGTGCTGGCCTTCGTGGTCCGCAAGCTGGCCCCAGAGTTGAAAACCCCGGATTTTGCGTGGGCATACCGCATTGAAGCCCTTTTCCTCCCCACAGGCCTGCTCCTGCTGGGCATGTATCCGGCAGGTCTGATCACGATGGTGTTGATGGGAGGGCTGGCTTGGCTGCAATTCTGGAAATCTTCTTCAAAACCTTTATCCGCCGCACCCTTAGAAGTGGCCTCAGGGGGATTCACCTCAAAGGAACACTGAAGTCTGCTCCGGCTGTGCTGGTTCCCAACCACCATTCTTGGTGGGACGGTTATGTGATGGCTGAACTCTGCTGGAGCCAGAAGCAACCGTTCAAGCTCCTCATGCTCCACGAGCAGTTGCTGAAGTACCCTTTTTTAAAATCGGTGGGTGCCCTGTCCAGCAAAGACCTCAGGGGTGCGTTAAGAAGCCTGCAGCAGGGCCACCACCTGATCCTCTATCCAGAGGGAGCCCTGAAACCTGCAGGCCCTGTGCGTGAAGTGCGTCCGGGTGTGAAGTGGTTTGCTGATCGCTCGGGCGCTCCGGTGGTTCCGGTGGCCCTCAGGGTGGTGATGCGGGGTCACCAGCATCCCGAGGCTTACCTCAACATGGGTCCTCCTTGCCCTCCAGAGCAGGTGGAAAGTGCCATCAATGCCCTGCTTTTGGAACTGGACGGGGCCCTGGGCGTGTGTGATCCAGAAGCGGTTTTGCCCGGTTACCAGACCGTGATGCATGGGGTGGGGAGCGATTCCGAAAAACTCTCTTTTGCCAGCCAGTGGCTGAAAAAACTGTTGAGGCTTCAGTGAGACGGCTCCGGACGTTTCTGGAGGTTTTTTTGCTCACCAAACTGGGCATTGCCCTGATCAATGCCTTTTTGTTTCCCAGATTGAAAAAAGCAGTGTCGGCTTCTGGCCCCAAGGTCTCGGTTTTGATCCCTGCTCGAAATGAGGAAGAAAACCTCAAGCACACGCTTCCTTTGCTTTTGCAGCAAGGTTCTTTCGAAGTGATCGTGCTGGATGACCGTTCCACCGACCAGACCGCCACCGTGGTGCAGGACCTTCAGAAACAACATCCCAACCTGAAGCTGATCTCGGGTCAACCTTTGCCCAGAGGATGGGTCGGAAAAAACTGGGCCTGTCATCAGCTTTCTCAGGCGGCTCAGGGGGATGTGCTGGTCTTCACCGATGCAGATGTGTTCTGGCATGAGGGTGCCCTCAAAAGCGTATTGAAACGCATGCAGGACACCCACACCGACCTCTTAAGCGTTTACCCGAGGCAGGACACCCGCACCTTCACCGAGCGCGCTCTGGTCCCCCTGATTGACGATGTGCTGCTGTGCTTTTTTCCCTACCTGTTCATTCGGTTGCCGTTCGCAGCGGCCAGCGCAGGAAACGGACAGGTGATGGTGTTCCGAAGGGAAAGCTACCAGCGCATCTCCGGGCACCTCGGGGTCAAGAACAGCGTGCTGGAAGATGTGGACCTCGCAAGACGCATCAAAAAGTACGGTGGGAAACTCAGCCTTGCTCTGGGACAGGACCTCATCGGGGTCAGGATGTACCACGGTTACGATGAAATTCTGGATGGGTTTGGCAAAAACCTGCGCGCCTTTCATGGCAACAGTGTGCCGATGGTCCTGATGTCTGCAGTGTTGCATTTTGCCGCTTATGCCTTGCCCCTGTTCAATCCCCGTTTGCGCCACCTGATGGTCCTGGGATTGCTGGAACGCCTGCTGGTGAACACCACCTCGGGCCGAACCTCCAGAGATGACCTGCTGGAAATTGCCACTGTGCCCATCAGTCCTTTGCTGGCCCTGCCGATCTACTGGCGTTCATTACAGAAAAAATACAACTGGAAGGGCAGAAACTACTCACGATAACATTTGCTAAATTGTTTGAGGGACAACACACACCCAAAAGGCAAGCCACCCGGATACGCTGAAGTCCGGGCATCTGGCGCAGGGCCATTTTGGGATTGCCTCTGAGGAGCACAACATGAAATGCGTGGTGATCGGTGCAGGATTCTCGGGATTGGCGGCAGCCACCCGACTCCTCCTCGAAGGACATCAAGTCACGGTTCTCGAACAAAAACCACATGTGGGAGGCAAAGCCGAAGGCTGGCAAGGGATCCCCACAGGTCCCACCGTCATGACCATGCCCGAGGTGATGCGCGAACTCTTCAACAGGCTGCATGCCATTCCCCCCACCTTCAAAGAAGTGAATCCCACCACCACTTACCTGTACGCCGATGGTCGCACCTTCCGGCCTTACCGCAACATGGAGCGCACCTTTCAGGAACTCAACTACTCCGAGGCAGACACCTACCGCGACCTGCTGTTTCTGGCCCGCGACATGTACAACGGGGCCAAAAACACCTTTGTGTTTGGACCTCCGCCCACCCTGCCTTCCCTGATGCAGTACGGCTTCAAGCATGGCCTGAAAGCCCGTCCCAACATGACGCTGGAACAGCTTCTGGAGCCTGCCAACAAGTACCTCAAAACCTTCTTTTTGCGCTTCGCCACCTACATGGGGGCCAATCCCTACAAAGCCCCTGCTGTGCTGCACAACATTGCGTGGGTGGAGCTCGGGCTCGGGGTGTGGCATGCACAGGGGGGATTTGCTGCGGTGGCCCAGAGCCTCGAAAAATCCCTCAAACAACGCGGTGTGGAATTTGTCTACGACACCAAAGTTCAGGGTTTTGAAGTCACAGGCAGCCAGATCACCCGCATCCAGACCGACAAAGGCGACTTTCAGCCCGATTGGGTGGTCAGCAGCATGGACCGCAACTTCACCCTGAAAGCTCTGGGCAAAGAGATCCCTCAGGAAGAACTGACCGTCAGCGGATTCACCCTGCAAGCCCACCTTTTCGAGGACCGGGGCCTCACCCATCAGGTCCTGTTTCCCCAGAATTACCGTCAGGAATGGGCAGACATCGAAGCTGGACGCCTTCCCAGAGACCCCACCATTTACGTGCACACCGATGGCAAAAAAGCCTTCATCATGGTGAACAGTCCTCCCCTGAAGACCCCGAACAAAGAAAGTTACGCCGAGGAGGTCCTCAAAATTCTGGCGCAACGGTACCCCCTCAGCATCCGGGAATACCACACCATGGCCCCTCAGGACTACGCCAAAGCAGCTTACTCGGGTGCCCTGTATGGTCGTGCCCCCCACGGCTTGAAAGGCTCCCTCAGGTACGGCTGGACCATCGAAGGCATCAAAAACCTCCGTCAGGTGGGCGGAACAGTACACCCCGGCGGTGGGGTGCCCCTCAGCATCCTCTCTGGGTATGCAGGTGCCCTGCCAGAGTACCGGCCTCTGATCCGCAAACTGCGCGAAGACGAATAAATCACAACCAGAGGACTTCCGCCAGTTCCCCTGCCTCAATGGCTTCTCCGGGCTGGACCACCACCAGAGCGTTGGCGTGGGCCAGTCCCCTCAGCATGTTGGAGAGGGGAGCATTGCCGT
Coding sequences within:
- a CDS encoding phytoene desaturase family protein, with the translated sequence MDYDVIIIGAGHNALVTAAYAAKAGYKVAVFEKRHLVGGAVSTEEVVSGYRFDYGGSAHILIRMTPIVQELELERFGLHYLELDPLFHCSDGETPWFVWRDLDKTAHELDKIFPGQGEAYNRFVQDWMPFAKSVNEAFLSAPNPLDLGKHLVWGSGMQKDWQTKLTRIMRPYGEVVKEYFSEERVRAPLSWMAAQSGPPPTEPMSAPFLLWHPLYHVGGVARPRGGSGGLTRALKRAIEAYGGQIFLNAPVKEILVQGDRATGVRLQDGDVYTARTVVSGTHVLETVDALPEDKVPELARNVRVGNGFGMILRLALKGKVKYRNHHEPESRIGLGLLIKNEQQLLTAYGEYLAGEPTRDPPIIAMSFSSIDDSLAPPDGEVLWLWAQYYPYEMSSGSWETRTKEARDYILGAFEHYAPGTRDQIVGELVQSPAWLQDNLSLRRGNVMHLEMGTDQMFALRPFLGASEYRWPTLKNLYLTGASTHPGGGIMGASGRNTARTLLKDLSRTPKLRW
- a CDS encoding carotenoid biosynthesis protein, giving the protein MTYWEYHYIFTLPLLFVLVAITLLEVRKKPLAGNYRPENRWTLSFYFLLPLIALIYTTPWDNYLIYKGVWQYPPERVSMVIGYVPIEEYFFFLVQPLIAGLWLFFLLRRWGEPKSGPAGARLWGTVFWLALSFIGAGLLFTEAGYYMGLILAWACPVIAFQWAFGGDLILSNRRAFWVGLMVPTAYLWITDYLAIVHFGIWDINTKFSFALKPFGLPIEEATFFLITNLLVVQGLLLFLHPQALPRWFKMARSLKPWTLFVALFALLKIPVPLWPDGFPLLATLSTGSLAIAAFLFAHEHIKGKAFWIMLLTFGMGLGIEVLGSRTGFPFGNYTYDPPGITLLGVPIIVPLGWWAMTLSAYLLAKGNPWLTGLYLVVWDVGLEPLMIREGYWSWQEGQLWSAYYGVPAQNFLAWYVMGVVLAFVVRKLAPELKTPDFAWAYRIEALFLPTGLLLLGMYPAGLITMVLMGGLAWLQFWKSSSKPLSAAPLEVASGGFTSKEH
- a CDS encoding lysophospholipid acyltransferase family protein gives rise to the protein MAAILEIFFKTFIRRTLRSGLRGIHLKGTLKSAPAVLVPNHHSWWDGYVMAELCWSQKQPFKLLMLHEQLLKYPFLKSVGALSSKDLRGALRSLQQGHHLILYPEGALKPAGPVREVRPGVKWFADRSGAPVVPVALRVVMRGHQHPEAYLNMGPPCPPEQVESAINALLLELDGALGVCDPEAVLPGYQTVMHGVGSDSEKLSFASQWLKKLLRLQ
- a CDS encoding glycosyltransferase, with the translated sequence MLTKLGIALINAFLFPRLKKAVSASGPKVSVLIPARNEEENLKHTLPLLLQQGSFEVIVLDDRSTDQTATVVQDLQKQHPNLKLISGQPLPRGWVGKNWACHQLSQAAQGDVLVFTDADVFWHEGALKSVLKRMQDTHTDLLSVYPRQDTRTFTERALVPLIDDVLLCFFPYLFIRLPFAAASAGNGQVMVFRRESYQRISGHLGVKNSVLEDVDLARRIKKYGGKLSLALGQDLIGVRMYHGYDEILDGFGKNLRAFHGNSVPMVLMSAVLHFAAYALPLFNPRLRHLMVLGLLERLLVNTTSGRTSRDDLLEIATVPISPLLALPIYWRSLQKKYNWKGRNYSR
- a CDS encoding phytoene desaturase family protein, giving the protein MKCVVIGAGFSGLAAATRLLLEGHQVTVLEQKPHVGGKAEGWQGIPTGPTVMTMPEVMRELFNRLHAIPPTFKEVNPTTTYLYADGRTFRPYRNMERTFQELNYSEADTYRDLLFLARDMYNGAKNTFVFGPPPTLPSLMQYGFKHGLKARPNMTLEQLLEPANKYLKTFFLRFATYMGANPYKAPAVLHNIAWVELGLGVWHAQGGFAAVAQSLEKSLKQRGVEFVYDTKVQGFEVTGSQITRIQTDKGDFQPDWVVSSMDRNFTLKALGKEIPQEELTVSGFTLQAHLFEDRGLTHQVLFPQNYRQEWADIEAGRLPRDPTIYVHTDGKKAFIMVNSPPLKTPNKESYAEEVLKILAQRYPLSIREYHTMAPQDYAKAAYSGALYGRAPHGLKGSLRYGWTIEGIKNLRQVGGTVHPGGGVPLSILSGYAGALPEYRPLIRKLREDE